The following nucleotide sequence is from Acidimicrobiia bacterium.
CGTCATGCGCGCCGCTCCGGGTGTACAGTCGCGTTTAGCCAACACCGAACATTCTCGGTGCGGCATAACCCGGAGAATTAGACGTGACGCGACGCCGTTTGCCCATGGTATTGACGATTGTGTTTGCGTTGATGGCTACCGCATGCAGCAGCGGGGCCAATCCCGAACCGGCGATCACCCAGCCATCGGCCACGGTAGCTTCCACTTCTGAAACAACCACCACCACGACTGGCACCCTCGAAACGACCACGACGGTTGCGACCACCACGACCGCGATCGCCGAGCTAGAAGGAGGCGACTTCGTCGGTACCTGTGAAGGGGTCAGCCACGAGGCGGCCGAGACAGCGGCCGGGACCCCCCTTGGAGCATTGACCGAGGACGAATATGAAGATGCCGGGACCGTCCACCGATGCTTTTGGTCCGGACCACAAGGCGACCTCGTGGTCATCGTTTCGCCTGCCCGGGGCGACTTCACCGACGAGGCGGCTTCGTTGACCACTGGGTGCGAAGGTGGTGTCGTCGACGGGGTTGGCGAGGAAGCCGCCGGATACGTGTGCGAATATCCGGCAGAACTAGGAGGTGGCTTGATCGGCATGTTGATCGTGCGTATTGGGGATCTGACCGTGCAAGGGAGCCTGAAGAACAGCGACACTTTCGACCCGCTCGTACCGTTCCTCGCCGATGCGGTACTCCCGACGATCCTTACCCCCAACGGCTAGGTCTCCAACGGTTACCTGCTTGATTCTGAGGCGAGGAGCCATCGGAGGTTATGATCTTCCTAGGGAATCGCACGGGAGGAACCATGCAAAGATTTGTTGGTTTGTTGACGATCTTCGGACTCCTGGCAGGCGCCTGCGGAAGCACGGAAGAGGCCGCCACCACGGTCCCCGTTTCAACGACTGCCACGGCCTCGACCAAGACGACCACTACGGTTCATGTCGACACGACAGCACCTTCCACGACGACGACCACCGTAGCCGCGCCAGCAGCCTTTTCTTCGGGTGCATTTCCCGTGCCGTTCTCGATCGTCAAACCCGCCAACCATGGTCTGAAACAGAGCACAAATTTCACGAACGACATCTTCTACCTTGAGGGCCGGTCCGGTTCTAATATGTATCTGCTCCTGACCATAAGGGGGCCGGCGACGCTCGACGACTGGCGGGCCGCGGAGGCCGGACAAGCGATCACTCTGTCAGAAGTGCCGCAGAACACGACGATCGGCGGATTGCCGGCGACCTATCTCGAGTTCAACGTCCAGGACTCACATCCAGTCCCTGGTGAGCTGGAGACATTTCAGTTCGAGGTTGGAGATATAGGGCGTGTCTATATGGTTGATGTCAACGGTGAGGCCATCACAATTCTGGCCATCGCCGCGCCCGATCTTTGGACTGATTTCCAATCAGTAGTCGATGAACTGCTCGGCGGACTGACCTGGAAATAGGAGCCAGGCTAGATCCCACCCATGGCGAGGTACTTGGTCTCCAGGAACTCTTCGAGGCCTTCGTGACCACCCTCGCGGCCGATACCGGACTCTTTGACACCGCCGAAGGGGGCGACCTCGGTCATAAGTAGGCCGGAGTTGATGCCGACCATACCGTAATCGAGGCCTTCGCCCACCCTCCAGATACGCCCTACATCACGAGCGAAGAAGTAGGCGGCCAGGCCATATGGCGTGTCGTTGGCTGCTGCGATTACTTCTTCGCTCGGGATCTGGTTTTCTGCGGTAACTGACAGGTCGAATGCAACCATTCGGCTACCTCGAGAGTGGTTGAAGTGTGGACGACGAAACGATCTATAGGAAGAACCGGGACGATCTGATCCGCCCGGGACGAGAAATTCGCGGAGGGTCTCACCTCGGTCGGTGCACTCATGTTCTAGGTCTGGTCGACCCAGCTTTGGAGGCCGCTGAGACTCAA
It contains:
- a CDS encoding aldehyde dehydrogenase family protein: MVAFDLSVTAENQIPSEEVIAAANDTPYGLAAYFFARDVGRIWRVGEGLDYGMVGINSGLLMTEVAPFGGVKESGIGREGGHEGLEEFLETKYLAMGGI